From the Mangifera indica cultivar Alphonso chromosome 10, CATAS_Mindica_2.1, whole genome shotgun sequence genome, one window contains:
- the LOC123227716 gene encoding general transcription and DNA repair factor IIH subunit TFB5-like, with amino-acid sequence MVNAIKGLFISCDIPMAQFIINLNASMPTSQKFIIHILDNTHMFVQPHAAEMIRSAIAEFRDANSYEKPA; translated from the exons ATGGTGAACGCCATTAAAGGACTGTTTATTTCCTG TGACATACCAATGGCACAGTTCATTATCAACTTGAATGCTTCGATGCCCACATCACAGAAATTCATAATACACATCTTGGATAATACTCACATGTTTGTGCAACCCCATGCAGCCGAAATGATTCGAAGTGCCATTGCTGAATTTAGGGACGCAAATTCCTATGAGAAGCCTGCAtaa
- the LOC123227715 gene encoding ER lumen protein-retaining receptor erd-2.2-like produces the protein MRAHKRPIHAVSTWVRRQPPKVKAFLAVVSGMAALVLLRFIVHDHDNLFVAAEAVHSIGISVLIYKLMKEKTCAGLSLKSQELTAIFLAVRLYCSFVMEYDIHTILDLSTLATTVWVIYMIRFKLRSSYMDDKDNFAIYYVLVPCAVLALLIHPSTSHNFVNRIFWAFCVYLEAVSVLPQLRVMQNTKIVEPFTAHYVFALGVARFLSCAHWVLQVLDSRGHLLVALGYGLWPSMVLISEIVQTFILADFCYYYVKSVFGGQLVLRLPSGVV, from the exons ATGAGGGCACATAAGAGGCCGATCCACGCTGTGTCGACATGGGTCCGACGGCAGCCGCCGAAGGTGAAGGCGTTTTTGGCCGTGGTTTCTGGGATGGCGGCGCTGGTCTTGCTGCGATTTATCGTGCACGATCACGATAATCTCTTCGTAGCTGCCGAGGCCGTACACTCCATTGGAATTTCCGTGTTGATATACAAACTCATGAAAGAGAAAACTTGTGCTG GACTGTCACTCAAATCCCAGGAATTAACAGCAATCTTTTTAGCTGTTAGGCTGTACTGTAGCTTCGTTATGGAGTATGATATACACACCATCCTTGATTTATCTACCTTGGCAACAACCGTGTGGGTCATCTATATGATCCGTTTCAAATTAAGATCTAGTTACATGGATGATAAGGACAATTTTGCAATATATTATGTG CTGGTACCTTGTGCAGTGTTGGCTCTGCTTATACATCCATCGACTTCACATAATTTTGTCAACAGAATTTTTTGGGCTTTCTGTGTATATCTTGAAGCTGTTTCAGTACTACCCCAGTTGCGAGTTATGCAGAACACAAAG ATTGTTGAACCATTCACTGCCCATTATGTATTTGCACTGGGTGTTGCAAGGTTTTTGAGCTGTGCCCACTGGGTTCTCCAG GTTCTGGATAGTCGCGGACACTTGCTTGTAGCCCTGGGCTATGGGTTATGGCCTTCAATGGTTCTTATCTCCGAGATTGTTCAAACTTTCATTCTGGCTGATTTCTGTTACTACTATGTCAAAAG TGTCTTTGGAGGACAGCTTGTGCTTCGACTTCCTTCAGGAGTAGTGTAA
- the LOC123226967 gene encoding triosephosphate isomerase, chloroplastic-like, with the protein MASTVSSHCPQVTGLRRSSLSKLETSHSQSFSQHVNSHLRFVSSRKPSRAVVAMASNNKFFVGGNWKCNGTKDSISKLVSDLNSAKLEADVDVVVAPPFVYIDQVKNSLTDRIEISSQNSWVGKGGAFTGEISMEQLKDTGCKWVILGHSERRHIIGEDDQFIGKKAAYALSEGVGVIACIGEKLEEREAGKTFDVCFQQLKAFADAVPSWDNVVVAYEPVWAIGTGKVATPVQAQEVHAACRDWLKNNVSAEVASKTRIIYGGSVNGGNCAELAKQEDIDGFLVGGASLKGPEFATIINSVTSKKVVA; encoded by the exons ATGGCTTCAACAGTCTCCTCTCACTGCCCTCAGGTCACCGGCTTACGCCGATCATCTCTGTCCAAGCTCGAAACCTCTCACTCTCAATCCTTCTCTCAACACGTCAACTCTCACCTCCGTTTCGTCTCTTCTCGTAAACCGTCCCGCGCCGTCGTTGCTATGGCAAGCAATAACAAG TTTTTTGTTGGTGGGAATTGGAAGTGT aATGGGACAAAGGACTCTATCAGCAAGCTTGTTTCAGATTTGAACAGTGCCAAGTTGGAGGCTGATGTTg ATGTTGTGGTAGCACCGCCCTTTGTGTACATTGATCAGGTGAAGAATTCATTAACTGATAGAATTGAGATATCATCTCAGAACTCTTGGGTTGGAAAAGGAGGGGCATTTACAGGAGAAATCAG TATGGAACAACTGAAAGATACTGGCTGCAAGTGGGTTATTCTTGGGCATTCTGAGCGTAGACATATCATTGGTGAGGATGATCAG TTTATAGGAAAGAAAGCTGCTTATGCCTTGAGTGAGGGTGTTGGTGTCATAGCTTGTATTGGGGAAAAGTTAGAAGAAAGAGAAGCAGGAAAAACTTTTGATGTCTGTTTTCAGCAACTCAAGGCTTTTGCGG ATGCTGTTCCCAGTTGGGATAATGTTGTTGTCGCATATGAGCCTGTATGGGCTATTGGGACTGGTAAAGTGGCCACACCAGTGCAGGCTCAGGAAGTACATGCAGCTTGTCGTGATTGGcttaagaataatgtctcaGCAGAAGTTGCTTCTAAAACTCGTATTATTTATGGAG GGTCTGTAAATGGAGGCAACTGTGCTGAACTCGCAAAGCAAGAAGATATTGATGGTTTTCTTGTTGGTGGTGCTTCTTTGAAG GGCCCTGAGTTTGCTACCATTATCAACTCTGTAACATCAAAGAAAGTAGTTGCTTGA
- the LOC123228145 gene encoding transcription factor bHLH121-like, with product MDRHHQLKNEAAFIQSMAAPNPAFIEFHQPQPPEPRVPASRPQPKSSQRPEGEIKDCVAARKIQKADREKLRRDRLNEIFTELGNTLDPDRPKNEKATILADTVQLLKDLTSQVDKLKAEYATLTEESCELTQEKNDLREEKASLRSDIENLTTQYQQRLRAMVPWAAMDHSVVMTPPSYPFPMPMPMPPGPIPMHPSMQPYPIFGNQNPGVIPNPFATFVPYVTRNTMVEAQATEYVSPVVQPGSRSHVSSKQDSKKQSSGETMIEKNEDSNDVMTDLELKTPGLTTDQALSSGQRTKKSLRKESNATDGSSSSRCSSSRSLQDSSSSSIVGGRKPDDSEGAKS from the exons ATGGATCGTCATCATCAGCTCAAAAACGAAGCTGCCTTTATTCAATCAATGGCAGCGCCAAATCCCGCCTTCATAGAGTTTCATCAACCTCAGCCTCCTGAACCGCGCGTACCTGCCAGTCGCCCCCAACCTAAATCCAG TCAAAGGCCTGAAGGTGAAATCAAGGATTGTGTTGCCGCGAGAAAAATTCAGAAGGCTGATCGTGAGAAGTTAAGGAGGGATCGGcttaatgaaatttttacagAATTGGGAAACACTTTAG ATCCTGATAGgcctaaaaatgaaaaagcaacCATTCTAGCTGACACAGTTCAGTTATTGAAGGATCTAACATCTCAAGTTGATAAACTCAAAGCTGAGTATGCTACACTGACAGAAGAATCCTGTGAG TTAACACAAGAGAAGAATGATCTTAGAGAAGAGAAGGCATCTCTTAGATCTGATATTGAGAATCTTACCACTCAATATCAGCAGAGACTCAGGGCAATGGTCCCATGGGCTGCCATGGATCATTCAGTTGTCATGACCCCACCTTCATATCCATTCCCAATGCCAATGCCAATGCCTCCAGGGCCAATTCCCATGCATCCATCAATGCAGCCATATCCCATCTTCGGAAATCAGAATCCTGGGGTCATTCCTAACCCATTTGCAACGTTTGTACCATATGTAACTCGTAATACCATGGTTGAAGCGCAGGCAACAGAATATGTCTCTCCAGTTGTGCAGCCAGGTAGTAGGTCTCATGTGTCAAGTAAACAAGATTCTAAAAAACAATCGTCAGGGGAGACCATGATTGAGAAAAATGAGGATTCTAATGACGTCATGACTGACCTCGAGCTGAAAACCCCTGGATTGACTACAGATCAG GCTTTGTCGTCTGGACAAAGAACCAAGAAGTCTCTAAGGAAGGAAAGCAATGCTACAGATGGTAGTTCTTCAAGTAGGTGTTCTTCATCTCGTAGTTTACAAGATAGCTCATCCAGTAGCATAGTTGGTGGCAGAAAGCCTGATGACTCAGAAGGGGCAAAAAGTTAG
- the LOC123228146 gene encoding protein XAP5 CIRCADIAN TIMEKEEPER isoform X3 → MSGMGDGYVGTAQDAVRIRRLEKQREAERRKIQELKTKSASDKGQPGLLQFGSSTSEILETAFKKETVGLVTREQYVEKRVNIRNKIEEEEKEKLQKLQQEEEELQLQKRKKRKIRGNSRLSFAEDIESDSEEEKADRIETKKFGCGKFGKDPTVETSFLPDSEREAEEQAERERLRKQWLREQEQIRNEPLEITYSYWDGAGHRRVIQVRKGDTIGEFLRAVQQQLAPEFREIRTTSVENLLYVKEDLIIPHQHSFYELIVNKARGKSGPLFHFDVHEDVRTIADATIEKDESHAGKVVERHWYEKNKHIFPASRWEIYDPTKKWERYTIHGD, encoded by the exons ATGTCGGGTATGGGAGACGGATACGTGGGCACGGCCCAGGACGCTGTGAGGATCCGACGGCTCGAGAAGCAAAGAGAAGCCGAACGACGCAAAATCCAAGAGCTCAAGACCAAGTCCGCCTCCGATAAGGGCCAACCCGGTCTCCTTCAGTTCGGGTCAAGTACTTCTGAG ATTCTTGAAACCGCGTTTAAGAAGGAAACGGTTGGTTTAGTTACTAGAGAACAGTACGTTGAGAAG aGGGTCAATATTCGGAATAAAatcgaagaagaagagaaggagaAGCTTCAAAAATTACAACAGGa AGAGGAGGAGTTGCAATTGCAAAAGCGAAAAAAGCGGAAGATTAGGGGAAATTCTCGATTATCTTTTGCCGAGGATATTGAGAGCGATAGTGAAGAGGAGAAAG CAGATAGAATTGAAACTAAGAAGTTTGGGTGTGGAAAATTTGGAAAGGACCCAACAGTGGAGACTAGTTTTTTGCCTGACAG TGAGCGGGAGGCAGAGGAGCAAGCTGAGCGTGAAAGGCTGCGGAAACAGTGGCTTCGGGAGCAAGAGCAGATTCGAA ATGAGCCCCTTGAAATTACCTACAGTTACTGGGATGGAGCTGGTCATAGACGAGTGATCCAG GTGCGAAAGGGGGATACTATTGGAGAATTTCTTCGTGCTGTTCAACAGCAGCTTGCACCTGAGTTTCGAGAAATCCGAACAACATCAGTGGAGAATTTGCTTTATGTCAAAGAAGATCTTATAATTCCTCAt CAACACAGTTTCTATGAGCTTATTGTCAACAAGGCAAGGGGAAAAAGTGGACCG CTTTTCCACTTTGATGTGCATGAGGATGTACGAACAATTGCTGATGCAACAATAGAAAAGGATGAG TCCCACGCTGGGAAAGTCGTTGAGAGGCATTGGTACGAGAAGAACAAGCATATCTTCCCGGCTTCTAGATGGGAG ATATATGACCCAACAAAGAAATGGGAGCGTTACACCATCCACGGGGATTAA
- the LOC123228146 gene encoding protein XAP5 CIRCADIAN TIMEKEEPER isoform X1 produces the protein MSGMGDGYVGTAQDAVRIRRLEKQREAERRKIQELKTKSASDKGQPGLLQFGSSTSEILETAFKKETVGLVTREQYVEKRVNIRNKIEEEEKEKLQKLQQEEEELQLQKRKKRKIRGNSRLSFAEDIESDSEEEKGEYTDRIETKKFGCGKFGKDPTVETSFLPDSEREAEEQAERERLRKQWLREQEQIRNEPLEITYSYWDGAGHRRVIQVRKGDTIGEFLRAVQQQLAPEFREIRTTSVENLLYVKEDLIIPHQHSFYELIVNKARGKSGPLFHFDVHEDVRTIADATIEKDESHAGKVVERHWYEKNKHIFPASRWEIYDPTKKWERYTIHGD, from the exons ATGTCGGGTATGGGAGACGGATACGTGGGCACGGCCCAGGACGCTGTGAGGATCCGACGGCTCGAGAAGCAAAGAGAAGCCGAACGACGCAAAATCCAAGAGCTCAAGACCAAGTCCGCCTCCGATAAGGGCCAACCCGGTCTCCTTCAGTTCGGGTCAAGTACTTCTGAG ATTCTTGAAACCGCGTTTAAGAAGGAAACGGTTGGTTTAGTTACTAGAGAACAGTACGTTGAGAAG aGGGTCAATATTCGGAATAAAatcgaagaagaagagaaggagaAGCTTCAAAAATTACAACAGGa AGAGGAGGAGTTGCAATTGCAAAAGCGAAAAAAGCGGAAGATTAGGGGAAATTCTCGATTATCTTTTGCCGAGGATATTGAGAGCGATAGTGAAGAGGAGAAAGGTGAATATA CAGATAGAATTGAAACTAAGAAGTTTGGGTGTGGAAAATTTGGAAAGGACCCAACAGTGGAGACTAGTTTTTTGCCTGACAG TGAGCGGGAGGCAGAGGAGCAAGCTGAGCGTGAAAGGCTGCGGAAACAGTGGCTTCGGGAGCAAGAGCAGATTCGAA ATGAGCCCCTTGAAATTACCTACAGTTACTGGGATGGAGCTGGTCATAGACGAGTGATCCAG GTGCGAAAGGGGGATACTATTGGAGAATTTCTTCGTGCTGTTCAACAGCAGCTTGCACCTGAGTTTCGAGAAATCCGAACAACATCAGTGGAGAATTTGCTTTATGTCAAAGAAGATCTTATAATTCCTCAt CAACACAGTTTCTATGAGCTTATTGTCAACAAGGCAAGGGGAAAAAGTGGACCG CTTTTCCACTTTGATGTGCATGAGGATGTACGAACAATTGCTGATGCAACAATAGAAAAGGATGAG TCCCACGCTGGGAAAGTCGTTGAGAGGCATTGGTACGAGAAGAACAAGCATATCTTCCCGGCTTCTAGATGGGAG ATATATGACCCAACAAAGAAATGGGAGCGTTACACCATCCACGGGGATTAA
- the LOC123228146 gene encoding protein XAP5 CIRCADIAN TIMEKEEPER isoform X4: MSGMGDGYVGTAQDAVRIRRLEKQREAERRKIQELKTKSASDKGQPGLLQFGSSTSEILETAFKKETVGLVTREQYVEKRVNIRNKIEEEEKEKLQKLQQEEEELQLQKRKKRKIRGNSRLSFAEDIESDSEEEKDRIETKKFGCGKFGKDPTVETSFLPDSEREAEEQAERERLRKQWLREQEQIRNEPLEITYSYWDGAGHRRVIQVRKGDTIGEFLRAVQQQLAPEFREIRTTSVENLLYVKEDLIIPHQHSFYELIVNKARGKSGPLFHFDVHEDVRTIADATIEKDESHAGKVVERHWYEKNKHIFPASRWEIYDPTKKWERYTIHGD; the protein is encoded by the exons ATGTCGGGTATGGGAGACGGATACGTGGGCACGGCCCAGGACGCTGTGAGGATCCGACGGCTCGAGAAGCAAAGAGAAGCCGAACGACGCAAAATCCAAGAGCTCAAGACCAAGTCCGCCTCCGATAAGGGCCAACCCGGTCTCCTTCAGTTCGGGTCAAGTACTTCTGAG ATTCTTGAAACCGCGTTTAAGAAGGAAACGGTTGGTTTAGTTACTAGAGAACAGTACGTTGAGAAG aGGGTCAATATTCGGAATAAAatcgaagaagaagagaaggagaAGCTTCAAAAATTACAACAGGa AGAGGAGGAGTTGCAATTGCAAAAGCGAAAAAAGCGGAAGATTAGGGGAAATTCTCGATTATCTTTTGCCGAGGATATTGAGAGCGATAGTGAAGAGGAGAAAG ATAGAATTGAAACTAAGAAGTTTGGGTGTGGAAAATTTGGAAAGGACCCAACAGTGGAGACTAGTTTTTTGCCTGACAG TGAGCGGGAGGCAGAGGAGCAAGCTGAGCGTGAAAGGCTGCGGAAACAGTGGCTTCGGGAGCAAGAGCAGATTCGAA ATGAGCCCCTTGAAATTACCTACAGTTACTGGGATGGAGCTGGTCATAGACGAGTGATCCAG GTGCGAAAGGGGGATACTATTGGAGAATTTCTTCGTGCTGTTCAACAGCAGCTTGCACCTGAGTTTCGAGAAATCCGAACAACATCAGTGGAGAATTTGCTTTATGTCAAAGAAGATCTTATAATTCCTCAt CAACACAGTTTCTATGAGCTTATTGTCAACAAGGCAAGGGGAAAAAGTGGACCG CTTTTCCACTTTGATGTGCATGAGGATGTACGAACAATTGCTGATGCAACAATAGAAAAGGATGAG TCCCACGCTGGGAAAGTCGTTGAGAGGCATTGGTACGAGAAGAACAAGCATATCTTCCCGGCTTCTAGATGGGAG ATATATGACCCAACAAAGAAATGGGAGCGTTACACCATCCACGGGGATTAA
- the LOC123228146 gene encoding protein XAP5 CIRCADIAN TIMEKEEPER isoform X2: MSGMGDGYVGTAQDAVRIRRLEKQREAERRKIQELKTKSASDKGQPGLLQFGSSTSEILETAFKKETVGLVTREQYVEKRVNIRNKIEEEEKEKLQKLQQEEEELQLQKRKKRKIRGNSRLSFAEDIESDSEEEKGEYNRIETKKFGCGKFGKDPTVETSFLPDSEREAEEQAERERLRKQWLREQEQIRNEPLEITYSYWDGAGHRRVIQVRKGDTIGEFLRAVQQQLAPEFREIRTTSVENLLYVKEDLIIPHQHSFYELIVNKARGKSGPLFHFDVHEDVRTIADATIEKDESHAGKVVERHWYEKNKHIFPASRWEIYDPTKKWERYTIHGD; encoded by the exons ATGTCGGGTATGGGAGACGGATACGTGGGCACGGCCCAGGACGCTGTGAGGATCCGACGGCTCGAGAAGCAAAGAGAAGCCGAACGACGCAAAATCCAAGAGCTCAAGACCAAGTCCGCCTCCGATAAGGGCCAACCCGGTCTCCTTCAGTTCGGGTCAAGTACTTCTGAG ATTCTTGAAACCGCGTTTAAGAAGGAAACGGTTGGTTTAGTTACTAGAGAACAGTACGTTGAGAAG aGGGTCAATATTCGGAATAAAatcgaagaagaagagaaggagaAGCTTCAAAAATTACAACAGGa AGAGGAGGAGTTGCAATTGCAAAAGCGAAAAAAGCGGAAGATTAGGGGAAATTCTCGATTATCTTTTGCCGAGGATATTGAGAGCGATAGTGAAGAGGAGAAAGGTGAATATA ATAGAATTGAAACTAAGAAGTTTGGGTGTGGAAAATTTGGAAAGGACCCAACAGTGGAGACTAGTTTTTTGCCTGACAG TGAGCGGGAGGCAGAGGAGCAAGCTGAGCGTGAAAGGCTGCGGAAACAGTGGCTTCGGGAGCAAGAGCAGATTCGAA ATGAGCCCCTTGAAATTACCTACAGTTACTGGGATGGAGCTGGTCATAGACGAGTGATCCAG GTGCGAAAGGGGGATACTATTGGAGAATTTCTTCGTGCTGTTCAACAGCAGCTTGCACCTGAGTTTCGAGAAATCCGAACAACATCAGTGGAGAATTTGCTTTATGTCAAAGAAGATCTTATAATTCCTCAt CAACACAGTTTCTATGAGCTTATTGTCAACAAGGCAAGGGGAAAAAGTGGACCG CTTTTCCACTTTGATGTGCATGAGGATGTACGAACAATTGCTGATGCAACAATAGAAAAGGATGAG TCCCACGCTGGGAAAGTCGTTGAGAGGCATTGGTACGAGAAGAACAAGCATATCTTCCCGGCTTCTAGATGGGAG ATATATGACCCAACAAAGAAATGGGAGCGTTACACCATCCACGGGGATTAA
- the LOC123228147 gene encoding translocon-associated protein subunit alpha-like, which produces MKNFRLLFLTILLLASPLLQVARCQSDSAEAVETVEGGDLGIVGEDAPGFVDSSFGPALGVDTVCVFPKNSARLVTAGEETELLVGMKNDAESVVNVHAIQASIHLPFDHKLLVQNLTSQAFNNASVPASAQATFPYIFAVSKYLQPGTFDLVGSIIYEIDQHPYVTTFYNGTIEVIESGGFLSVESVFLFSLAAALLVFAGLWIHGQVKQLSKKTKKAPKVEVGTRSTDASLDEWLKGTAYTQSLSSKSKKK; this is translated from the exons ATGAAGAATTTTAGACTTCTCTTCCTCACTATTCTTCTCCTCGCCTCTCCTCTCCTCCAAG TGGCTAGGTGTCAGTCCGATTCGGCGGAAGCTGTGGAGACTGTTGAAGGCGGTGATCTTGGAATTGTTGGTGAAGATGCCCCAGGGTTTGTTGATAGTAGTTTTGGCCCAGCACTAGGAGTTGACACCGTATGCGTTTTCCCTAAGAATAGCGCTAGAT TGGTGACGGCTGGAGAAGAGACCGAACTTCTTGTTGGGATGAAAAATGatg CGGAGTCAGTCGTGAATGTGCATGCAATTCAGGCCAGTATTCATCTGCCTTTTGATCATAAGCTGCTGGTTCAAAATCTGACTTCACAG GCCTTTAACAATGCATCTGTCCCAGCTTCAGCTCAAGCTACATTCCCATACATTTTTGCTGTCAGCAAGTACTTGCAG CCTGGAACTTTTGATCTTGTGGGCTCTATCATCTATGAGATAGACCAGCATCCATATGTAACTACCTTCTATAATGGTACCATTGAGGTCATTGAGTCTGGTGGTTTCCTCAGTGTTGAATCCGTGTTTCTTTTTAGCCTTGCGGCTGCGCTTCTTGTCTTCGCTGGATTATGGATCCATGGTCAAGTAAAGCAGTTATCCAAG AAAACCAAGAAGGCTCCAAAGGTGGAAGTTGGAACAAGAAGTACAGATGCCTCATTGGATGAGTGGCTTAAG GGAACAGCATATACACAGTCACTATCCAGCAAATCAAAGAAGAAGTAG
- the LOC123228148 gene encoding peptidyl-prolyl cis-trans isomerase-like: MANPKVFFDMTIGGQPAGRIVMELYQDTTPRTAENFRALCTGEKGVGRSGKPLHYKGSTLHRVIPGFMCQGGDFTAGNGTGGESIYGAKFADENFVKKHTGPGILSMANAGPGTNGSQFFICTAKTEWLDGKHVVFGQVVEGMDVVKAIEKVGSSSGRTSKPVVVADCGQLS, translated from the coding sequence ATGGCCAACCCTAAGGTATTCTTTGACATGACTATTGGCGGTCAGCCGGCTGGGAGGATTGTGATGGAGCTCTATCAGGACACCACTCCTCGCACCGCCGAGAACTTCCGAGCTCTCTGCACCGGCGAGAAAGGCGTCGGTCGCTCCGGCAAGCCACTCCACTACAAAGGATCAACCCTCCACCGCGTGATCCCCGGATTCATGTGCCAGGGGGGCGACTTCACCGCCGGAAATGGTACCGGAGGTGAATCAATCTACGGCGCCAAGTTCGCCGACGAGAATTTCGTTAAGAAGCACACCGGACCGGGAATTCTCTCCATGGCTAATGCCGGACCTGGAACCAACGGATCTCAATTCTTCATCTGTACTGCCAAGACCGAGTGGCTCGACGGAAAGCACGTGGTGTTCGGCCAGGTGGTTGAGGGCATGGACGTGGTGAAGGCCATTGAGAAGGTTGGATCAAGCTCCGGCAGGACTTCGAAGCCCGTTGTGGTTGCTGACTGCGGTCAATTGTCTTag